cacgggcgccggtgacctcgcccctaacaccgtagaacccccttgacatcctgaacccaaatctatcaaccacacacctcgaatcctatcccaccttctcgaatcttcatttgaagattcgagtcggaacctaatctacaccaatctgccctaaattcataccagacactccccagaccccctcatgaccaaaccatacttggtttggtccgaatctgaccaggggagtataaatcccggatctgagtttggaactttgtagttcttcatcactgGCCTATGTCCGTCcaaaccaaagagattaaggtctaatggaccttaatcgaagtgtttctcatccgagaaacacttcgattaaagtccgttcacccttaagaaagtctgtccaagtccgagtcaaggtttttgatttttcaagacttgaggtgagtcttgcttgctttctttatttctgtttggtccatgtgagtgattgaatggctgttcatgttttgtttcaatttgtatcttttgaatttttaccaacttctgtttgtccactttgcttgaaccacggtgtttgtttgaacccctcctattctgataaggcatgtgtattggttgtgttccaaatttgtattgattaactgattcctcgaagtataattttgtttagccagtacaattcaagtcatgtgccctatactttgaatgtctgatttttggctacgattgtgtatgttaatgctaatatagtcgagtcgacatgagtcgtcaattagtttcaactgcctgaacaaaataaatcgatttgcttctgttgaacatttgcctgaatcaattaagaaccaagttcagttacttatagttgttaatatgatttcagaaacctaaggcttgatctgtaattgaaatctgagttgatagcatgtgcacttgtgcacagcatgtgcattgtgcacagcctggtccctgtacaaagggcttttgatttagaaatggtttgacagcatatgctgtcagatatattctactacccatgcttgcttttagttaataaaataggaaaggaaagcctgccagggaatattgatggggttatatacttaaataactaattgggatctgaaaaggtaaaagacacatgggaggggtactgtgacatttggaaaagaggctgttaaaagggttaaggaaggcatataaaaggaggaggacatctgattgaaaagaaaaaagaaagaaaaagattgaaaaaaaaatagacaTTGAACCTTAGGAGCTGGAAAATATACAGACACAGTGAGGAGTTTTTGAGAGGGAGAGTTTGAAATACATCCAAAGAGATACAGAAAGAGAGGGATACCTAGACTGAGGGGATTGAAAAAGGATAGGATTGCACAGATAGAGGGAGGTTAAGAGATAGCAATTCCAGTcgtgtctattagtcgagtgtctttcattggtttactactggtgtGTTTTGCCTGGAgctctgattctactccactgggtgttgttGTCATTTGGCTGCTTCTTTCTATCGGCCATAGTTGCGCTTCTGTGTTTGAGCCTATCCTGCTGTTTGCTTTGTTTgctgctgccctgtcctgctgctattgtTGATCCTGtttcttttgctgctgatttccacatcttaTTCTTctcctcctttgcattttcagcatttccaggtacacatttcaagtcccatatggATGTAATTGAatcagtttgaaagcatgaaatgaaaaaggttgaagaagttcagtTATTTTTGTAATACTCATAGTACATTAACAAGCCCGTGAAAATTGATCAATTTTATTCAACGGTTCGAAAGTATGTACTAATACTCGACTGAGTTTACCCTTTTGTGTTTTAGCTCGTTAGTTGTTGGTTAGTCTGGGCATGTACACTTCGATCTCATACAATATTGTTTTTGTTTCACTTAGCTTTTTTtttagttaagactagtccacataagtttagttaaattcaactcaagaaatgttcggaattaagtgttgtatttcgttagctCATGCATGATTTCTTGTCAAAATAAGCATTTTACTTTGCCAATATATCCTTTAACTTAGTCCAAATAAGTTTAGTAAGTTCAACTTAAGacatgttcggattaagtattgcatttcatcaatctcatatgtaatctttttATTCGACCAAAGCATTCTCGTAAGGCATGACGTTTTctcactttataagtaattaatcagaaattgataggagtcgGGTTTAGGCCAAAGTATATATTAgcatacatttttctttcttctatctctggaaataaaataatagaaatgtagtcactgtaggatacccttctaaaataatgagacgagcctcgccgaataaaaaggcaaattgcggggccctcaataattgatcataataaatacttagaatttgggatggactgtttagtgaattccactgccttccccaaagataataacgcgttagactttttaggcgcgacttaattaaattacattcttaaattcgggtgcgcatttatgtgacccaaattcaaatctcaacggagtcgaaatgtgttaacaactacgggtgcattgattgtgacgtggttcgagatgcattttcacgacgttgcaattctataaaaataaatgataataataaaagcggttaaaacttaataaaagcacataagtcacaacatgtatttaaatcagatatttagccattataacaatttaagcgaccgtgctagaaccacgggattcgagggtgcctaacaccttccctcgggtcaacagaattccttacttagaatttttggttcgcagacttcatttggaaaagtcaaaaatttcctcgatttgggattcaagataaaccggtgacttgggacaccaaaagctaaacctttcccaagtggcgactctgaattaaacaaataatcccatttcgaatattgtcacttaaattggaaaaactccacccgcgcatttaactccttcgggggcgggcgcgcaaaaaggaggtgtgacaccaacaAGTCGGAGTTAAAATGTTCTCATTGCAAGAATATGTATGCGATTTGAAGAACACCTTGTTTATTGTACAAATTATTTagtattaaaataaataatagaaTATTTATATAATCGATCCCAACTGATTTTAGGTGGAGGTGTAGTTGATTGACActaacaaaaaaatatatatatttgaaaaagaaaaatagttgggGAGGTTCGAAGTagcagaaaggaaaagaaaagagttggTGAGAGCTAAACTTTCAACCTCAAAATTGTGTGATAAAAAGTCTTAGGGCCCGTATGGCCATAAGAAAATTTtcacctttttttttcaaatctttTCACTTTTTTCGGAATCAGTGTTTGTCgatgaaaatttcaaattttacttgaagttgaatttcgaaatttttggaaatttaaaaaactccaaaaaactatTTCAAAATTCACTTCAAAtgactcacaaaaattcaaaaacaattcCAAActgtattcatgtccaaacataactctaattttcaaatatcatttcacttaaaaataaatttcattttttcagaaattttacaattcttatgtccaaacgcccacttaccATTTACCTACAAGTCTCAATTAGGCATATGTATGAAAATTTTGGTTTTGGTCGGAAGTTCATAATTATGTCCTGAGCTCTAATTTATTTCTCGTCGAATATAAAGGATCTGCTGCTGATAAATACATTTGACAACTAATTCTCTTGAAAGTTCGATGATAGCAACTTAATGCACAAATGTCTTGTACCCTGAAATATAAGGCCACCTGCTGTGTTTCACAGGAAACTTAAGAATGTTTTGTCAAAATGGAGAAGGGCCGAATAGGCGAATATGGCAAAgctcaaaaaaaattaaaaaaattaaggaACTCGGTACACTAAGCTCCTGTTATGCACGGGATCCGGAGCAAGGGCGGACTACgagggtctattgtatgcagtcttaccctgcatctTTACAAGAGGTTGTTTCTGCGGCTCGAATGACCTCCTGGTCACGTGGCAACAACTTTACCGGTTACACCAAGGCTCCCCTTGTAAAGAAAACTTAAAATGGAGCAGTCCGCTTTAACTAATGGATCTTTGCAAGTTAAAGAAACAACGCTtggaattttctttagaaatttCCTACTTTTGTTTGTTGAGGATTGTAGAGGAGGAGAAATGGGACAAATATCACTGTCTATCTGCCACAAAGGGTCATTCTTCAGGTTTCTAATGCATTATGCTAATGCATAAGTTCAGGCAGACAAAACTTTGTGTGTGCGCCATTGGAAACAAGACCATTAATTATCTAAACACAATATGTTCTCAAAACAAGATTTAAATTAGGCGCATTTACCACGTCTCTACAAGTACAAAATCTTCCCAACAAGTACTCCTGGTAAAAGCAAAGTTGGATCTTTTTGTTCTTCCAAACACCTATGATGAACAAGAGCAAGGAAAAGCATCCTTTACCTTCCCAATGATCTGGCTTTCAAGTAAAGAATTAGGTCCTTTACGCCTTGCAGTCATAGCACCATAAATTACAGCTTCTATCAGGAAGTGAAACCAATTTGTTCATGTAAACCGTGCAAACGTCTTATTGCACAGCAATCTAACAAAATGGAAGGCCCGGGCTTAACTGACGGTAGCTAACTTCACAGTCTGAGCTTGATGCTACTTAATTTTCTCTGTGATGCTATTTTCCTAGTCGCCCCACGTTGATGTACCACCTAATCCAATTTCATCACTTGCTGATGACAATTGAATAGCAGCAGCACCAGTTACCAGattcttgttcttctttttcttttttgggaaCGTAACCAAGCCTGCAGCTGCATCAACATTTTGGAGTGTGTTGTGATTCTTCCGACTAGTAGTCAATGGATCTTCTGATGAATCAGGACCAAAAAGATCTGCAAAAGGAGTTTCTCCATCGTCAATGGCACTTGCTTTATGTTGTTTAGCCTTCTTACTAGACTTTTTAGCTGGTTCCTTATCCCTGACGGCAGTATCATTTTTGTTGGTTGATGCTTTCTCCTTCAAAACTTCACTCTTCTTCTGTTTTTTGCGCTTTTGTTCCTCTCTTGTGCCAAGTTCAACAGGTGGAACGCCAACGTCATAATTGGTTCTTTTTTCTGTTTGTACCAACTCCCTCTTACGATCAGAAGCGGCAATATCAAGATGACCACTTTCATTTTCAAAATCGACTCTCCCACCCTCTTCCTTTTTCAGGGCATTTTCAATAGGTTTAGCATTGAGAATCTGCAAATTTGGCAGCTGTTTCTTGATCTGGTAAAACATAGTTAGTCAGTACATGATATTAAAGCTTGAGATCCAGGGAAAGACAAAGTATGCACTAACCTTTTTGGCCAAAGCTTCCTTTTCAGCAATGGGGTTCCCTTGTAGGTTTAAGTTTTTCAAGTTAACTAATGAAGAGAGCACCTACCACAAAGCCACACAACCACATATTCGCAAAAGCAAAAGTTTGAAGTAAGATAACTGTCAAAATAAGAAGAGGTAGGATACAAAGCAAACAAAGAGGAATTTGAGGGGGTATAAATGAGATCTGCAAAAATGACTACCTTCAAATCTGACCATTTCATGATAACATTGTTTCCAATGTCTAAGTTTTGTAGTTTTATATTAAAAGCCAACTCACTGGGAAGTGTCTGTAAACCATGGAGAGGatgcaaaattagaaaaataaacgACTTGCAGGTAATTCAGGAAGCCTCTGCAGTCTAACATAACTGATAATTAGCTATAGCACTTACCTTAATATCATTATGAGCAAGGCGTAGCTCCTTTAACTCGGTGCAGGATTTGAGTGAAGAGTCAATACCTTGTAGTTGGCAATTAGACAGAGACAACTAGAAGGCCAGTACACATATGGTGTTAGGACATAGTACACCATAATGAATTATCATGCAGTAGAAGATAAACGGGAAATGAAGAAGCGCTTACTTTTGTGATTGAGTTAATTTTGGCCAGACTCTGCCCAATTCCAGATATTGGATTTCTAGAAAGGACTGCAACAGAAACAAAAGGCAGAGGGACACTTTCAACTTAATTGATTGTACGGCAAAAATGAAACACAATCAGACTAATTTAATTTGACATTGAAATTCAGAAAGGCCAACAACTACACAAGTTAACGACTATTCATCTTGATGCAATATGTGGTGGAGGCACAAAAGGGCAACTAGAATCAATCAGCCATCACAGTCCAAGAGGACCAAAAGATAAACAGTTTTTTACAAGTCTAATTAGCACTAGCAATTTGCCAAATCATCTCCCAGGGCGAGTAACTACAGCCGCCTACACAACAGAAGTAACAAACAAGATTTCAGACAAGCCAATGGCGGCTAATAACAGCCTCTTGATCCCGTCAAGCCTTGTCAAACATCAAACATTCATGAATTTTCAGTATTCAGTACAAAAATCATCAACGAGTTGGTCgaacaaataaaaaagaaatgaCAAAAGGGAAACTAAAAGAACACAAAAGATTGTTACTCTTATTCTTTatcattcttttattttctttgaaCTAAACATGTACGATCCTATTCAACATGTAACTAACTACcaaaaaccttgttatcttcttGATTCCACACTCTGTTCTCTAAACAAATGATTGGGAGTTCAGCCAACTTCATACAATTCTTTAAGTTAACAGGTCAGTATCTCTATGGCTGAAACCTGTCTCATTTTTTACTTTACAACCAAATGCCTAGGCATATGAAACAATAGCAACTGAGGTACAAGGAGTTGAGATTTATTGTGGTATGTTCTTGTTCTCTTGAGTGGATCTTGGTGATATCATTGTAAGTTTAATCTCCAGAAGGGTCATCTGAATCAGTCACACTAATAGATACTTTGGATTTGTATTGCATAAGAGAGTATACTGAAACTCGCAAATATAAGCACTGGGAATCTGTTTACTGATCTGAGTAATGTTCGCGGAATAGCAAACTATATAGTACACCATGCTCAATTACGCACTAAGAATTGATCATGAAAATATAAAATTAGAGATCGTGGAACCCATACCCAATGTATTCAGCTCTTGCATTTTATCAAGCTTGCAAATTGAAACAACGTCATTGTCTACCACAGAAAGGCAAAAGTAGGTCAGTATACAAAACTAACTATTCAGCAGATACTAAGCTCTGATGGAGAAAAACAGTGGTACATATACAGAACCTCACCATTCAAAATCAGTGCTCGCAAGTTCACAAGACCACTGACCTCGTTCATTGATTTGAGCTTGTTTTTTCCAGCATTCAGTACCTGATATAGCAAGGAATGGTATTAAAAGCCAAAGACTTTTTACTTCTTTTAGATGGCTAAAGACCCATCAGTTCAGTAGCCATCAACTGATGTTGTAAGCAATCCAAATTatggagaaaaaaagaagaaatattgtGTACCAATCACATGAGGTGAGTTTATGGAAGGGGATCTTAAAGGGAAAGAACAGGCTATAGCACTTTGACAATAAAATCATTAGCCGAAAAAGGATACTTTTTTCAGAGGATGTGTGGTAAGATGTGGCAATCCTGAAGGATGCATACTCACGGGTGGTGAATGATATGGCGTGGACCAATTATTTCTATAACCAGAAAATTATGCGGGATAAAAAAAATTCGGCGACCTTATAGGACTGAGTGGGATAGGTTGCGCAGTGCTTACAGAAAACATTAACCATATCCTTGGGGTAACAAAGGATTGCAAAAATCATTCAAGCGAAACTTTTTAGATGGAATTATCAGAGGGGTGGGAGAAGAGGAAGTGTAAAAGAATATGCTAAAAGTGAGTGGTATGAAAAGTACGCGTAACTACAGAAAACTTAAGGAGGAGGAGGCGAATCATCCTGAGTCTCGTGCAATACCCCTCTTGTTAATCATTATATCATCAGATCACTGATATGGAGCTTGGTTTTTTATATGTTTATTGTTTAATAAGTATTACCAAAGACAGTGATCAAGCATTATCTAGCTTAAAGAGCAACACCGTTATGCCTCATCTGGCATATTTGGAATGCAAAAATACGAGATCATTCCATGATAGTGAAAATAATGTGAAGAGTATGTAGAATCTGGTTGCTCATTTATTTAAGAAACAAACAACAGGATAATGAACATACACGTGCTAAGTAGTAGGTCCCAACTATATAGATGGATATCAACACTCTTAAATGAAATTTTTATCCCCCCGCCCTTCCCCCCTCATAGGGctgttcaaaaccgaaccgatGGCTTCTTGGCTTATTGGTATCGGATTATTGGGGTAATGGATGTGACGGGTTGAGATTTTATAATTAACGACTTAATGGTTTGGGGATGGATTACTCAATTTTCTTATCGGATAAACCGTTAACCGTTAACCGTTAAAAAATTTATATTTACACTTttacccctatgtatataaacttGTTACCACATTGTTGCATAAGTACATAGAATGATAGAACTGTCTATAGCTAATGGCAGTTGTCTCTGGCTTCTCATGAATTATGAGTGGACATGAATTGAATTCCTCTCTGGTTTCATTACTTCGCTTACAATTAGAGTTTGAAGTTTGTCTGTAAGTGGGGTTTTCTAATTATTTTGTGGATAATAATGCTAATAGTATTGATTGTTCAAAAACTAACAGAGATAGTTTGAACTATGCATTTGGTCGTTTGGTATTGATTGTTCAAAAAATTCTATTTGGTTTAACCGATAAACCGCCCGATAATCGTTAATCCGATACCAATCCGCCCGTTGTCTTATTGAACGGCTAGCgaattactacatttataatcCGATAACCGATAAGCCGAACCGTTAAGCGTAATTATCCGTCAGATCCGCCCGATAAGCACCCCTACCCCCTCAAGCAGAAAAAAAAACTATAGTTGCTCATTTTGACAAGTGATATTATAGTTGCTCTATGCATGCCAATCTTCACTTGGATACGTATCATAACCAATCAATTTCCAAATGCCAAGAAGAGTTAAAACCGAGAAAGCAGTCTTTTGATAAGTATAAAGTTGGAGAATGATGGTATAAGCAATtggagagaaaaagagagaaaaacaatgtTATTCTTATCCTCTTAACACACAGGAAAGCAATCAAATGACAAGTGGTGCTGGAAATAAATGACGTGTAAATTGCATAAAAAAAATGTTGAAACTAGGAACTAAGACACTTAAGAATTGGCACACTCCAAACAAAATTACAATTTATCTTACTCACCTCTAAACTATATAATTCAACCAATAAGGACCACAAATACTCAAGTTGCCGGTCACGTAACTAAGGAAAGTGCATAAGAACTTAAATACTTGAACTTATAGTCTCTTTACTCAATAAGAAATGAGTAAGAATCATTTTTTAATGTATACGTGCCTTTATTGCTGTTGGTTTTATTCTTCCACTATTTTTTCTTCTTGTACTTTATTGCGTTTATCTAACATGTCCAGCGGTAGAATATGTATAATAAAGGCACCAATGGAGCACCATTATTCTTATTTTATCCCATCTTTATCTATAGCAAATGGTTTAGTGCACCGATTagcttctctttttcttttcttttttggataAGTCAACCCTCCTTGTAATCTTTAATCTTTGGAGAAAGGTATTTACAAAGAAGGCTAAAAGATAATGGAGATACACACACACATGCGTGTGTGTGAATGTAGTGTATAtgttatgtatatgtatatgcatATGTAAAGGACAGCAGACAACAGGAAAGAGGGAACTACAGTGATCACAAATTTCACCTGGATAAGTGGTCTAAAGTTCTATTACCAAAGCACCAAGATGGACTGGGTATCAAGGATTTAGCTTTATAGAATAAATGCTTGTTAATGCAGTGGCTATGGAGGTACTCTCAGGAGAATAAATACCTGTGGAAGGAAGTTGTCAATGCCAAGCATGGCGTAGAGAACCATTGTTGCACTAAACAATCAAGAGCGCCACATGAAGTTGGAGCTTGGAAGCATATCTGTAAGCTCAGGGAGGAGTTCTCACAGAATATGCACTTTGTAGTTGGGAATGGACAGCATATCAAGTTGTGGAAGGATAAGTGGCTGGGCAACACAGTTTTTATGAATGCCTATCCTGCACTGTACCAGATAGCCAGAGAGCCTGACTCAACAATATACCAGAACAGGGAAGACAACACTTGGAACATAATTTACAGAAGGAACCTGCAAGGTTGGGAATTTGAGGAATTGCTCGGACTACTGGCCGCTCTAAATGGTTTCTCTAGCAACCAATTAGTACCAGACCAGCTCAGATGGGGACCTACACAAGCAGGAAGATATTCAGTGAAAGCAGCCTACAAGTTAGAGGGAACTCATAATGCAATCACCGACCAGTGGCCATGGAAGCTAATTTGGAAAGTCAAACTACCACCTAAAGTTATCTGCTTCAATTGGACTGCACTTCATGGAGCTTGCCTAACACAGGATAACTTGGCCAGAAGGAACTTCCCTATTGCTAATAGATGCTATATGTGCCCGAGGAATGCAGTCTCACACGGTCACCTCTTTCTACATTGCACAGTAGCAGCAGATCTTTGGAATATATTTATATCTCTTTTTGGACACAGATGGGTCATGCCACAAAACTTCAGGGAAGCTTTTGAGAGCTGGAGCCTTTGGAAAGTTGATAGCTCCATCAGGAAAATATGGAAGATGACACCTGCAGCCATTTCTTGAAGTATCTGGAATGAAAGGAATAGAAGGTGTTTTGATGGGATATCAATGGTGTCCAGTCTCTCAAACCTATCTGCCTAGTGTATTTCTTTAGTTGGACTTATTTAACCCCTGTAGGTTCTCCTGATAGTTATTTGAACTTTGTTAGCTCCCTAGTATTAAGCTGATTTTTTTGCCTTTTTGTATTGGAGATAGCAACTTTCATTACTTTTGTAACTATTCTGCATCTTCTTGGTGCCATCAATGAAACCAATTACttcatccaaaaaaaaaatgacaGCAGGATAGTTTAGTAGAATAGAAAATATTCAACTTCCCATGTTACTCCAAGTTtcaaatttcaggttattcagtTTCCACTTCTTGAGATGTCTCACAGGCTGTAGCATAATCTGACATTTTAACACACACAAGTTTATGAAATCGGAGAGCTCATAGATAACAATAACGATAGCAAGCTAGAAAATCCATTTTAAAAAGTAATCAAAAGCAGAAAATTCATTAACAAATTATGCATATAGAATCATACACTGTAAACAAACTCATTACTACCCTCTTTACCAGTGAAATAGCTCACAATTAAAAGGATAAAAAGGGCAGCAAAAAGGGAATCAAAGTGCACAACTCACAGTGAGTTTAATAAGCCCTTCAATCCCTTTCAAGCTCTGAAGTTTGTTTTGTACAACAGACAGCCACTTCAAATTCACACATAACTTCAACCCCTAAAATTTCATTAACAAAAATTGAATCCTCAAATCTTAGCACCCAAAAATAAAGAGTCAAAAaaagtttgtttgttttttttgtttaattaccTCAAGtgaagttaaattattaaagccAAGATCAAGCCTCTGCAAATTCTTGAACTCGCTCAAACACGAAACCTGCGTAGAAAAATGAAACCTTGAAATGCAACACTATGAGATAAGAAAATTGGATTTTTTTGTGAGAGATTGGAAATTTATAAATATACATCAGAAAGAGCTTTGTGAGTAAGGGAAAGAGAAGTAATGGAGTTTGGGTCAGTGGTGTTGTTGTCTTCCAACACTTGCTTC
The Nicotiana sylvestris chromosome 11, ASM39365v2, whole genome shotgun sequence DNA segment above includes these coding regions:
- the LOC104233181 gene encoding uncharacterized protein isoform X1 encodes the protein MAVLSWKQVLEDNNTTDPNSITSLSLTHKALSDVSCLSEFKNLQRLDLGFNNLTSLEGLKLCVNLKWLSVVQNKLQSLKGIEGLIKLTVLNAGKNKLKSMNEVSGLVNLRALILNDNDVVSICKLDKMQELNTLVLSRNPISGIGQSLAKINSITKLSLSNCQLQGIDSSLKSCTELKELRLAHNDIKTLPSELAFNIKLQNLDIGNNVIMKWSDLKVLSSLVNLKNLNLQGNPIAEKEALAKKIKKQLPNLQILNAKPIENALKKEEGGRVDFENESGHLDIAASDRKRELVQTEKRTNYDVGVPPVELGTREEQKRKKQKKSEVLKEKASTNKNDTAVRDKEPAKKSSKKAKQHKASAIDDGETPFADLFGPDSSEDPLTTSRKNHNTLQNVDAAAGLVTFPKKKKKNKNLVTGAAAIQLSSASDEIGLGGTSTWGD
- the LOC104233181 gene encoding plant intracellular Ras-group-related LRR protein 7 isoform X2 translates to MVLYAMLGIDNFLPQVLNAGKNKLKSMNEVSGLVNLRALILNDNDVVSICKLDKMQELNTLVLSRNPISGIGQSLAKINSITKLSLSNCQLQGIDSSLKSCTELKELRLAHNDIKTLPSELAFNIKLQNLDIGNNVIMKWSDLKVLSSLVNLKNLNLQGNPIAEKEALAKKIKKQLPNLQILNAKPIENALKKEEGGRVDFENESGHLDIAASDRKRELVQTEKRTNYDVGVPPVELGTREEQKRKKQKKSEVLKEKASTNKNDTAVRDKEPAKKSSKKAKQHKASAIDDGETPFADLFGPDSSEDPLTTSRKNHNTLQNVDAAAGLVTFPKKKKKNKNLVTGAAAIQLSSASDEIGLGGTSTWGD